From Chloroflexota bacterium, the proteins below share one genomic window:
- a CDS encoding isocitrate/isopropylmalate dehydrogenase family protein produces the protein MAHRVTLIRGDGTGPELAEATRRVLEATGVAFDWDIQDAGVDVMEQLGTPLPDSVLESIRSTKVALKAPITTPVGTGFRSVNVAIRKELDLYACVRPCRSYPGVRSRFEDIDLVVVRENTEDLYAGIEFERGTDEVAELRNWLLQKRPNAMIKEPGGISIKPMSVPGSERIVRFAFEYARANKRKKVTAVHKANIMKFSDGLFLEVAREVAKDYPDIEFDDRIVDNMCMQLVQKPELYDVMVLPNLYGDILSDLCAGMVGGLGVAPGGNIGEHGAVFEATHGSAPKYKNLNKVNPTALILSGELMLRHLGEIEAADRLNAAVATVIAEGKDVTYDLKDDRNDPSAVGTAEMADAIIAKLQA, from the coding sequence ATGGCTCATCGGGTTACCTTGATTCGTGGTGACGGAACAGGACCAGAACTTGCCGAAGCTACACGCCGGGTCTTAGAAGCTACAGGCGTGGCTTTTGATTGGGATATTCAGGATGCTGGAGTCGATGTGATGGAGCAATTAGGGACTCCATTGCCCGATTCCGTGCTCGAATCAATTCGTTCAACCAAAGTGGCGTTAAAAGCGCCGATTACCACCCCCGTTGGCACAGGTTTTCGCTCAGTCAATGTGGCGATTCGTAAAGAACTCGACCTCTATGCCTGTGTTCGGCCATGTCGTTCCTACCCTGGCGTGCGTTCACGCTTTGAAGACATCGATTTAGTGGTTGTGCGTGAAAACACCGAAGATCTCTACGCTGGGATTGAGTTTGAGCGTGGCACTGATGAAGTAGCCGAATTGCGCAACTGGTTGCTGCAAAAACGCCCAAATGCCATGATCAAAGAGCCAGGTGGTATCTCGATTAAGCCTATGTCGGTGCCTGGCTCAGAGCGAATTGTGCGCTTTGCCTTTGAATATGCCCGCGCTAACAAACGCAAAAAAGTTACGGCAGTCCACAAAGCCAATATTATGAAATTCAGCGATGGGCTGTTCTTAGAAGTTGCCCGTGAAGTCGCCAAAGATTATCCCGATATCGAGTTCGATGATCGGATTGTCGATAATATGTGTATGCAGTTGGTGCAAAAACCAGAGCTCTATGATGTGATGGTATTGCCCAATTTGTATGGCGATATTTTGAGCGATTTGTGTGCTGGCATGGTTGGCGGCCTTGGGGTTGCCCCAGGCGGCAACATCGGCGAACATGGCGCAGTTTTTGAAGCGACCCACGGCTCAGCGCCAAAATATAAAAATCTCAACAAAGTCAACCCAACTGCCTTGATCCTCTCAGGCGAGTTGATGTTGCGTCACTTGGGCGAAATCGAAGCCGCTGATCGGCTCAATGCAGCGGTGGCAACCGTGATTGCTGAAGGTAAGGATGTAACCTACGACCTGAAGGATGATCGCAACGACCCAAGTGCGGTTGGGACTGCCGAAATGGCCGATGCCATTATTGCTAAATTACAAGCCTAA
- a CDS encoding FtsW/RodA/SpoVE family cell cycle protein encodes MVRDMLHNLRRVRLVEVQLLITVLLLFAAGYMMVFATGQRRLEADVGSLQSLFSVLWPSSLPLLLYLVVSAGLSYRNPNADQILLPLVAVLSGLGLLFTARVAPTLDKDIYGDVAAKQSAFVTVGVILLVLMVFVDWDRWIFIRLFRTGMMEWLKNHRWTWMLLGVGLMILTFIIGVDPNNSGVKVWFRLPGGFLFQPAELLKIILVVFLASYLIEHREVVNHGYRLGRITLPPLPYLVPMGGIWALCMALIVKQSDLGAALLLFGIFIAMLYVATGNGWYVGASFGAFGIGSYVMYQYIGKVQERVAIWLDPWSDAANLGYQIVQSQYALSAGGVTGSGLGLGAPHYVPAVHTDFAYTGIAEELGLMGTIGILIVYVLMIYRGYHIALSIPGRFRGFEQLLAVGLTTILAVQALIIVGGNLRVIPLTGITLPFISYGGSSVVMNFVIVGLLLRISTTTQKQT; translated from the coding sequence ATGGTGCGTGATATGCTGCACAACTTGCGGCGCGTGCGCTTAGTTGAAGTCCAGTTGCTGATAACCGTGTTGCTGCTGTTTGCCGCTGGCTACATGATGGTGTTTGCCACTGGCCAACGCCGTTTGGAAGCTGATGTTGGCTCGTTGCAATCGTTGTTCAGCGTGCTCTGGCCATCGTCGCTGCCGCTTTTGCTCTATCTGGTAGTGAGTGCTGGGCTTTCGTATCGCAACCCCAATGCCGACCAAATTTTGCTGCCCTTGGTGGCGGTGCTTTCTGGTTTGGGCCTGCTATTTACGGCACGGGTTGCGCCAACCCTCGATAAAGACATTTATGGTGATGTTGCCGCCAAACAATCGGCCTTTGTGACGGTTGGAGTCATTTTGCTGGTGCTGATGGTGTTTGTCGATTGGGATCGTTGGATCTTTATTCGGCTTTTTCGCACTGGTATGATGGAATGGCTCAAAAACCATCGCTGGACATGGATGCTGCTTGGGGTTGGCCTGATGATTTTAACCTTCATCATCGGGGTTGATCCGAATAATAGCGGCGTTAAAGTTTGGTTTCGCCTGCCTGGTGGCTTTCTGTTCCAGCCCGCCGAGTTGCTTAAAATTATCTTGGTGGTCTTTTTAGCCTCATATCTGATCGAACACCGTGAAGTCGTTAATCATGGCTATCGCTTAGGGCGCATCACCCTGCCACCCTTGCCCTATCTCGTGCCAATGGGCGGGATTTGGGCTTTGTGTATGGCCTTGATCGTTAAGCAAAGCGATTTGGGTGCAGCCTTGTTGCTATTTGGCATCTTCATTGCGATGTTGTATGTTGCTACAGGTAATGGCTGGTATGTTGGAGCCAGCTTTGGCGCATTCGGCATTGGCTCCTATGTGATGTACCAATACATCGGCAAAGTGCAAGAGCGGGTAGCGATTTGGCTTGATCCATGGTCAGACGCAGCAAACTTAGGCTATCAGATTGTGCAATCGCAATATGCGCTCTCAGCAGGCGGAGTGACGGGCAGCGGGCTTGGTTTGGGTGCGCCCCATTATGTTCCAGCGGTGCACACCGACTTTGCCTATACCGGAATCGCCGAAGAATTAGGCTTGATGGGCACAATTGGGATCTTAATTGTCTATGTGTTGATGATTTATCGCGGCTATCATATTGCACTCTCAATTCCAGGACGTTTTCGCGGCTTTGAGCAATTGTTGGCAGTGGGCTTAACCACGATTTTGGCAGTCCAAGCCTTAATCATCGTCGGTGGTAATTTACGGGTGATTCCATTGACCGGGATTACCTTGCCCTTTATCTCGTATGGTGGTTCATCGGTCGTTATGAACTTTGTAATTGTTGGCTTGCTGTTGCGCATTTCGACCACAACTCAGAAGCAAACCTAA
- a CDS encoding MFS transporter, translating to MIKLLISLHVGVGDFLLPLYVQALGGSPQVIGNLVGLGAAFGVFARLSLSWLADRGIIGILLRLSLAALASGFAIWSFADSSAWLMPGQALLAIGRAGSTICLSLLIAQLTNQGQRGSGYGRLTMASSLATIVGAIIAGIGFIGWDAETRQQLQQFTWLQASLNYLPNPIARVKLFHGIYIVFSSSVVIAGIFSLRSWPHAIPVKRGTIQAIWRSVLRQPAIRSLLLVQSCISAGYSASIPMTVPLLTDRFGASVAAVAVAYIVPGIIYALFPARLGRVADRIGYRRAAKLGLGASMLVYLAIPISPQLTITAIFWACEALAWSFYVPALEALLAESVIPQQRGTALAIYGASGALTATVAAPLGARLYSQWIAAPFLFSALCLGMAAMFAARTPPTNADYATIKSHN from the coding sequence GTGATTAAACTGCTGATCTCATTGCATGTTGGGGTTGGCGATTTTTTGTTGCCCTTGTATGTGCAAGCGCTTGGTGGTTCGCCCCAGGTTATTGGTAATTTGGTGGGTTTGGGTGCGGCCTTTGGTGTATTTGCGCGGCTCAGCCTGAGTTGGCTCGCCGATCGAGGCATCATCGGAATTTTGCTGCGTTTGAGTTTGGCGGCCTTAGCCAGTGGCTTTGCAATTTGGAGCTTTGCTGATAGCAGCGCATGGTTAATGCCTGGTCAAGCATTGCTCGCGATCGGGCGAGCAGGCTCGACTATCTGTTTAAGCTTGTTGATTGCCCAATTAACCAACCAAGGTCAACGTGGCTCAGGTTATGGGCGACTGACTATGGCCAGTTCGTTGGCAACAATTGTCGGGGCGATCATCGCTGGCATTGGCTTTATCGGCTGGGATGCAGAAACTCGCCAACAACTACAACAATTCACTTGGCTGCAAGCTAGCCTTAATTATTTACCCAATCCAATTGCCCGTGTCAAGCTATTTCATGGCATTTACATCGTGTTTAGTAGTAGCGTCGTCATAGCAGGAATCTTCAGTTTACGTTCATGGCCCCATGCAATTCCGGTAAAACGCGGTACAATACAAGCAATATGGCGCAGTGTGTTACGTCAGCCAGCAATCCGCAGTCTGTTGCTTGTGCAAAGCTGCATCAGCGCGGGCTATAGTGCCTCGATTCCAATGACCGTGCCGTTATTGACTGATCGTTTTGGGGCAAGCGTGGCGGCGGTCGCTGTGGCCTATATTGTGCCAGGCATTATTTATGCGCTGTTTCCGGCACGCCTTGGGCGCGTCGCTGATCGCATTGGCTATCGACGGGCTGCCAAGCTTGGGCTTGGCGCAAGTATGTTAGTTTACCTAGCAATACCTATCAGCCCACAACTTACAATCACCGCAATATTTTGGGCTTGTGAAGCGCTGGCATGGAGTTTTTATGTACCAGCTTTGGAAGCCTTACTTGCGGAAAGTGTGATACCACAACAACGCGGCACAGCCTTGGCGATCTATGGAGCGTCAGGAGCCTTGACCGCAACGGTGGCAGCACCCTTGGGCGCACGCTTGTATAGCCAGTGGATCGCCGCACCCTTTTTATTCTCGGCCCTTTGCCTAGGTATGGCAGCCATGTTTGCTGCACGTACCCCACCAACCAATGCCGATTATGCTACCATTAAATCTCACAATTGA
- a CDS encoding diguanylate cyclase: protein MTQSTWPATSELPAIPKVRILGEIGRGLHSTVYRCVRDGQTYALKIPRLNGNQSPTMAAAAFRREASALALVRHPSLPEVIEVDHYNEMPYIIMELVQGQTLLDLVALGPLPESLVIRLIKDLASALAAVHRQGITHRDIQPRNMLMQPSGNIKLIDFGFASHNSLDPEQTHVLGTLRYSSPEQTGYLKRNVDARSDLYAFGAVLFECLVGVPPFNASNITDLIRQHAVVLAPDVRSMAPHVSPALAEIVARLLAKDPDDRYQTAEGLLSDINQIDSLNLMLAAGRPIRLGADDLWTGALYDNDLIGRDAELAILRQGWNSARQGHGSVIAIKGAMGLGKSQLGREMLHRARSLGGLTFGSTCVKDSALPYSALRSPFEQYVHYLELMPESQRRHAEEQLRQFVQGYQELMLRTFPCLQPILPHTKQPELVTDYERFNTILADLLLWMTRVHPAAVWFIDDLQAIDDASFSVIRRIIGRIQQVPLFLIISLNDSVDSQQIYERLTLNQPIPIQEILLHPLTDQAATQFITSYLGGYNVDQQIINEIVARSVGSPFALREYIQTLLDTGMLRLVNTCWMIDDQSLTKLALPSHVVRLVLSRIDELSPKVRAILELAAVLGFQFRRNSLLELWQGEPSEVYEALTIGGRSHLIERSASGHYHFAHQNIYQVFLEGITPEQQQQLHAQIAKNLDHEQLEPEAMYQLAYHYARAKSSDPTFLARGFTILSNAGQVALENYAYDEAYHFFEQAYHIAQGQSLPFQSQQHAQFAQLCLRLGQNQTALAHLQAALEQTSEPDHQARLLTAIAHIHAWQQQPRDIWRYFDQAFEALNEPALERSLIGLLSDIGRSLGRLLKSSVPWLQPSSPQQQQRIIILLEIYDTVGMYAYLNSQMLLLVSLFLRSLVWARRGRTRPARVRALSNYASMWAMVGQRHLAKRALNKAKTIATTPTADRMLQARVALYEGFISHIIGDEVQAERLLRTTLRQHATTIDSLAYGHATADSVLLLFLRGHVLEAWQLVQETFERFEQHNHRNEQTWFLELWAAPLLITLGSTAEAQRYPVPDIKERQQWLLAWKNLADASQMIVNLEQGDPGQQNDQLLRHFNQQHRNNPRFMPFHSRYMYILQGYIRIAQFLQQRKRVTARRLRIAARQALLVATTPILRGHALVIFAAAHGFDGRFAQALELLGQAEQLAHLHDAPWILYEAHRIRAHLFGMQQQMAAAKREASRAYTIAFDHQWVLRMRNIAVAFQLDDPERLNSTTSIISDDTLRPDDSRMQRLLDALLSVSLAWAQSYDLDEQAQTALDSVIRILGAERAFLFLLENDDLQLRAARDASNNPVTETLQGYSRTVLERVRITQKPVIVTGADDALITSSESVTAHNLRSVLAAPLMLDGRFLGVVYLDNRLAWGFFSKEDEVILRAITTHIALGLEKSRTTQLEIHINAEREQRRLAERLRVLSTVLNATLDLADVLRYVLIQLNSLLPYYGACIALREENELKFEQVESPSPTLWIRGTKISINDDPLFKQLATLRQPLIINDITQDPRFKGYGEHPARSWLGLPLLVRGEIVGFLAIDRDEPHAISEHEAELGMVFASQAAIAIANAQLFGQVQRLAITDSLTQVSNRRHFFELAERQWILTCSSDHPLSAMMLDVDHFKRVNDSYGHSVGDLVLRTVADICRANLRPSDLLGRYGGEEFAILLPDTDVSAALIIAERLRIAIANHPIQHEQASINLTVSIGVTGLSKDDNSVVSLLDRADRGLYIAKETGRDRVTMA from the coding sequence ATGACACAATCAACATGGCCAGCAACATCAGAATTACCTGCTATCCCCAAGGTGCGAATCTTGGGCGAAATCGGACGGGGCTTACATAGCACTGTCTATCGTTGTGTGCGCGATGGGCAAACCTATGCCTTAAAAATCCCGCGGCTCAATGGCAATCAATCGCCAACTATGGCAGCGGCAGCATTTCGGCGCGAAGCTAGCGCCCTCGCCTTGGTGCGCCACCCCAGTTTGCCCGAGGTAATCGAGGTTGATCACTACAACGAAATGCCCTATATCATTATGGAGTTGGTTCAAGGCCAAACGCTGCTTGATTTGGTGGCGCTTGGGCCGTTACCTGAAAGTTTAGTCATTCGGCTGATCAAAGATTTAGCTAGTGCCTTGGCCGCCGTGCATCGCCAAGGAATTACCCACCGCGATATTCAGCCGCGCAATATGTTGATGCAGCCCTCAGGCAACATTAAATTAATTGATTTTGGTTTTGCCAGCCACAATAGCCTTGACCCTGAGCAAACTCATGTGCTGGGCACGCTGCGCTATAGTTCGCCCGAACAAACTGGCTATCTCAAACGCAATGTCGATGCCCGCTCCGATTTGTACGCTTTTGGTGCAGTCTTGTTTGAATGTTTGGTTGGCGTACCGCCTTTCAATGCTTCCAATATTACCGATTTGATCCGCCAACATGCCGTCGTGCTCGCCCCCGATGTGCGTTCGATGGCTCCGCATGTCTCGCCAGCCCTCGCCGAAATCGTCGCTCGCCTGCTGGCCAAAGATCCTGACGATCGTTATCAAACCGCTGAGGGCTTGCTCTCGGATATTAATCAAATTGATAGCTTAAATCTCATGTTGGCCGCTGGTCGCCCAATTCGGCTTGGAGCCGATGACCTCTGGACTGGAGCGCTCTACGATAATGATTTAATTGGGCGTGATGCCGAGTTGGCAATCTTACGCCAAGGCTGGAATAGCGCTCGCCAAGGTCATGGCAGCGTCATCGCCATCAAAGGCGCGATGGGTTTAGGCAAAAGCCAATTAGGCCGCGAAATGCTGCATCGAGCACGGTCGCTTGGTGGTTTGACCTTTGGCTCAACCTGCGTCAAAGATTCAGCCCTACCCTACAGTGCCTTGCGCAGCCCATTTGAGCAATATGTCCATTATTTGGAATTGATGCCCGAAAGCCAGCGCCGCCATGCCGAGGAGCAACTACGCCAATTCGTACAAGGCTACCAAGAGCTGATGTTGCGTACATTTCCATGTTTGCAGCCAATTCTGCCTCACACCAAACAACCTGAATTGGTGACCGATTACGAGCGATTTAATACGATTTTGGCTGATCTGCTGCTTTGGATGACCCGCGTGCATCCCGCCGCTGTCTGGTTTATCGACGATCTGCAAGCAATCGATGATGCTAGTTTTAGCGTCATCCGCCGAATCATCGGGCGCATTCAGCAAGTTCCGCTATTTTTAATTATTTCTTTAAACGATAGCGTTGATAGCCAGCAAATCTACGAGCGGCTCACGCTTAATCAGCCAATTCCCATCCAAGAGATTTTGCTGCATCCCCTGACCGATCAGGCTGCCACCCAATTTATCACCAGCTATTTGGGTGGCTATAACGTCGATCAGCAAATTATCAACGAGATTGTTGCTCGCAGCGTTGGCAGCCCCTTTGCCTTGCGTGAATATATCCAAACCTTGTTGGATACTGGCATGCTGCGTTTGGTCAACACGTGCTGGATGATCGACGACCAAAGTTTGACAAAATTGGCCTTGCCTTCGCATGTGGTGCGCTTGGTACTCAGCCGAATCGATGAACTAAGCCCCAAAGTGCGGGCAATTCTCGAATTAGCGGCAGTGCTGGGCTTTCAATTTCGGCGAAATAGCTTGCTTGAGCTATGGCAAGGCGAGCCAAGCGAAGTCTATGAGGCCTTAACCATTGGCGGACGCAGCCATTTAATCGAGCGCAGTGCTTCTGGTCACTATCATTTTGCCCACCAAAATATCTATCAAGTTTTTCTCGAAGGCATTACGCCTGAGCAACAGCAACAACTCCATGCCCAAATTGCCAAAAATCTCGATCACGAGCAACTTGAGCCAGAAGCCATGTATCAATTGGCCTATCATTATGCCCGCGCTAAAAGCAGTGACCCAACATTTTTGGCTCGCGGCTTCACGATTTTGAGCAATGCTGGGCAGGTGGCGCTGGAAAATTATGCCTACGATGAGGCCTATCATTTTTTCGAGCAGGCCTACCACATTGCGCAAGGCCAATCATTACCATTTCAATCGCAACAACATGCTCAATTTGCCCAACTCTGCCTACGCTTAGGCCAAAATCAAACGGCCTTGGCGCATTTGCAAGCAGCGCTCGAACAAACCAGCGAACCGGATCATCAGGCGCGGTTGCTCACGGCGATTGCCCATATTCACGCTTGGCAACAACAACCACGTGACATTTGGCGCTACTTTGATCAAGCATTTGAGGCATTAAACGAACCTGCCTTAGAACGCTCGTTGATTGGCTTGCTCAGTGATATTGGGCGCTCACTTGGACGCTTGCTCAAAAGTAGTGTGCCATGGTTACAACCAAGCTCGCCCCAGCAGCAGCAACGCATCATCATTTTGCTAGAAATTTATGATACGGTGGGTATGTATGCCTACCTGAATAGCCAAATGTTGTTGTTAGTCAGCCTCTTTTTGCGCTCGTTGGTTTGGGCACGCCGTGGGCGCACCCGTCCGGCCCGCGTGCGAGCATTGAGCAACTATGCCAGTATGTGGGCAATGGTTGGTCAGCGCCATTTAGCCAAACGCGCCTTGAATAAAGCTAAAACCATCGCCACAACTCCGACTGCTGATCGCATGTTGCAAGCGCGGGTTGCCTTGTACGAAGGCTTTATTAGCCATATCATTGGCGATGAAGTGCAGGCTGAACGGCTCTTGCGCACAACATTACGTCAACATGCAACAACAATCGATTCGCTAGCCTATGGCCATGCCACGGCTGATAGTGTGCTCTTGCTCTTTTTGCGCGGCCATGTGCTGGAAGCATGGCAATTGGTGCAAGAAACCTTTGAGCGTTTTGAGCAACATAATCATCGCAATGAACAAACCTGGTTTTTAGAATTATGGGCTGCGCCCCTGCTGATTACGCTTGGTTCGACTGCTGAAGCCCAACGCTACCCTGTACCCGACATCAAAGAGCGCCAACAATGGCTCTTGGCCTGGAAAAATCTAGCCGATGCCTCGCAGATGATCGTTAACCTTGAGCAGGGTGATCCAGGCCAACAAAACGATCAATTATTGCGCCATTTTAATCAGCAACATCGCAATAATCCGCGGTTTATGCCGTTTCATTCGCGCTATATGTACATTTTGCAGGGCTATATTCGTATCGCTCAGTTTTTACAGCAGCGCAAACGGGTAACCGCTCGCCGCTTACGGATTGCCGCACGCCAAGCCTTGTTGGTTGCGACAACCCCAATTTTGCGCGGCCATGCTTTAGTTATTTTTGCGGCGGCGCACGGCTTTGATGGTCGCTTTGCTCAAGCCCTAGAGTTGTTGGGGCAGGCTGAGCAATTAGCCCACTTGCACGATGCTCCATGGATTTTATATGAAGCCCATCGGATTCGGGCGCATCTTTTTGGTATGCAACAACAAATGGCCGCTGCCAAACGCGAAGCCAGTCGCGCTTACACAATTGCCTTTGATCATCAATGGGTTTTGCGTATGCGCAATATCGCCGTAGCTTTTCAGCTTGACGACCCAGAACGGCTCAATTCGACGACCAGCATTATTAGCGACGATACGCTACGCCCCGATGATAGCCGCATGCAACGATTGTTAGATGCGCTGCTTTCGGTCAGCTTGGCGTGGGCCCAAAGCTACGACCTCGATGAGCAAGCCCAAACTGCGCTCGATTCAGTGATTCGGATTTTGGGGGCAGAACGGGCATTTCTATTCCTGCTCGAAAACGATGATTTACAGCTTCGCGCGGCGCGTGATGCCTCAAACAATCCAGTGACCGAGACCTTGCAAGGCTATAGCCGCACGGTACTAGAGCGGGTACGCATCACTCAAAAACCAGTGATTGTGACTGGAGCCGATGATGCATTAATTACCAGCAGCGAAAGCGTCACCGCTCACAACCTGCGCAGCGTTTTGGCCGCACCCTTGATGCTTGATGGGCGATTTTTAGGCGTGGTCTACCTTGATAATCGACTGGCATGGGGCTTTTTCTCCAAAGAAGATGAAGTTATTCTGCGGGCGATCACCACCCATATTGCCCTAGGCTTAGAAAAATCGCGCACTACTCAGCTCGAAATTCACATCAATGCTGAACGCGAACAACGTCGTTTGGCCGAACGCCTGCGCGTACTTTCAACTGTGTTGAATGCGACGCTTGATTTAGCCGATGTGCTCAGATATGTGCTGATTCAGCTCAACTCGTTGTTGCCCTACTATGGAGCCTGCATCGCCCTGCGCGAGGAAAACGAGCTTAAATTTGAGCAAGTTGAAAGCCCAAGCCCAACGCTATGGATCCGCGGCACAAAAATCTCAATTAATGATGACCCGCTGTTCAAGCAACTTGCGACGCTGCGCCAACCATTAATTATCAATGATATCACCCAAGACCCACGCTTCAAAGGTTATGGTGAGCATCCAGCCCGTTCATGGCTAGGACTGCCCTTATTGGTGCGCGGCGAAATCGTGGGCTTTTTGGCGATCGATCGCGATGAACCCCATGCAATTTCTGAGCATGAGGCCGAATTGGGCATGGTATTTGCCTCACAAGCAGCAATTGCGATTGCTAATGCCCAATTATTTGGCCAAGTGCAGCGCCTCGCGATCACCGATTCATTGACCCAAGTCAGCAATCGCCGCCATTTCTTCGAGTTGGCCGAACGCCAATGGATATTAACTTGCAGCAGCGATCATCCACTTTCAGCGATGATGCTCGATGTTGATCATTTCAAGCGAGTCAACGATAGCTACGGCCACTCGGTTGGCGATTTAGTGCTGCGCACGGTTGCCGATATTTGCCGCGCCAATTTACGGCCTTCGGATCTGCTTGGGCGCTATGGTGGCGAAGAATTTGCGATTTTGCTGCCTGATACCGATGTTTCGGCAGCCTTGATCATTGCTGAACGCTTACGGATCGCAATCGCCAACCACCCGATTCAGCATGAGCAAGCCAGTATCAACCTGACGGTGAGCATTGGAGTGACAGGGTTGAGCAAAGATGATAACTCAGTTGTCAGCCTGCTTGATCGGGCTGATCGAGGCTTGTACATTGCCAAAGAAACCGGACGTGATCGGGTTACGATGGCTTAG
- a CDS encoding GNAT family N-acetyltransferase has protein sequence MLPLNLTIEEPTLPDLTPFPQTGLVHWTSKLGVELAVRHITPDDAKLLVELYGRLSPRTLELRFATIMINIPIERVIEESARLATLNHNHADALIALLNEDGEQRIVAVARLAGADHIQAEFALLVRDDFQGHGVGSYMLDLLFQVALVRGLRYLKASVLAENTAMLRLIRRSGFPYHMHTSHGESDVTIYLDPTISEGEINHH, from the coding sequence ATGCTACCATTAAATCTCACAATTGAAGAACCCACCCTGCCCGACCTGACTCCGTTTCCGCAAACAGGCCTCGTTCATTGGACGAGCAAGTTAGGCGTTGAGCTTGCTGTTCGCCATATTACGCCTGATGATGCCAAATTGTTGGTCGAATTGTATGGCCGTTTATCGCCGCGCACGCTTGAGTTGCGCTTCGCCACGATTATGATCAACATTCCAATCGAGCGCGTGATCGAAGAATCTGCGCGGTTAGCCACGCTCAATCACAACCACGCCGATGCCTTGATTGCCTTGCTCAACGAGGATGGCGAGCAACGGATCGTGGCAGTAGCTCGCTTGGCAGGCGCTGATCATATTCAGGCTGAGTTTGCGCTCTTAGTTCGCGACGATTTTCAAGGCCATGGCGTGGGCAGTTATATGCTCGATTTGTTGTTTCAAGTCGCCTTGGTTCGTGGCTTGCGTTATCTTAAGGCCTCGGTGTTGGCAGAAAATACGGCCATGCTGCGATTGATTCGGCGTTCAGGCTTCCCCTATCATATGCATACCTCACACGGCGAAAGCGATGTGACAATCTATCTCGACCCTACCATCAGCGAAGGCGAGATTAATCACCACTGA